One stretch of Flavobacterium sp. 9 DNA includes these proteins:
- a CDS encoding ABC transporter permease — translation MIFTIKNTFTEIGNATLFAKQFFKEVFVPPYEAKEFLKQCYVIGYKSLPLVAITGFIMGLVLTLQSRPTLVKFGAESWLPGMVALSLIREIAPVITALICAGKISSGIGAELGSMKVTEQIDAMEVSAINPYNYLVVTRILACTLMVPILVIFADAIGIVGGYVGINIHGDVNFYRYLTQILQSLEFLDLIPATIKTFFFGFFIGMIGCFKGFNASNGTESVGKAANSAVVTASLTIFILDMVAVQITDLFF, via the coding sequence TTGATTTTCACTATAAAAAATACATTCACAGAAATTGGAAATGCAACCTTGTTTGCAAAGCAGTTTTTTAAGGAAGTTTTTGTACCTCCTTATGAGGCAAAAGAGTTCTTGAAACAATGTTATGTGATAGGTTATAAATCGCTGCCATTGGTAGCTATAACCGGTTTTATAATGGGTTTGGTACTTACGCTTCAATCGCGACCAACACTTGTAAAATTTGGTGCCGAATCATGGTTACCAGGAATGGTTGCACTTTCTTTAATTAGAGAAATTGCGCCGGTAATTACTGCTTTGATCTGCGCTGGAAAAATTTCGTCAGGAATTGGTGCCGAATTAGGTTCTATGAAAGTAACGGAACAAATTGATGCAATGGAAGTTTCAGCTATAAATCCTTATAACTATTTGGTCGTAACGCGAATTTTAGCCTGTACATTAATGGTTCCTATTTTAGTAATTTTTGCAGATGCAATAGGAATCGTTGGCGGATATGTTGGTATCAATATTCATGGCGATGTTAACTTTTATCGTTATCTGACTCAGATTCTGCAATCGTTGGAATTTCTGGATTTGATTCCGGCGACAATTAAAACATTTTTCTTCGGATTTTTTATCGGAATGATTGGATGTTTTAAAGGATTTAATGCCTCAAATGGAACCGAAAGTGTGGGTAAAGCAGCAAACTCAGCAGTTGTAACAGCTTCTTTGACCATCTTTATTCTGGATATGGTCGCAGTTCAAATAACCGATTTATTCTTTTAA
- a CDS encoding ABC transporter ATP-binding protein, whose translation MIKEKENTEPKTKEKSKTPIIEIKDLHKTFGANNQILKGVNLTVNKGEDLVILGRSGSGKSVTIKCIVGLIEPDKGEIKVFDENVLNITKPELNEIRVRIGFLFQSGALYDSMSVRENLAFTLKKHKKELTAEEVESEVIEALDNVGLGDAIDKMPSELSGGMQKRIGLARTLILKPEIILYDEPTTGLDTITSREISELILDIKHKRKTTSIIITHDMACAKLTADRIMVLKDGVIHAEGTYEELEKDEDEWVRSFFE comes from the coding sequence ATGATTAAAGAGAAAGAAAATACAGAACCTAAAACAAAGGAAAAAAGCAAAACTCCAATCATTGAGATCAAAGATTTGCACAAAACTTTTGGTGCCAATAATCAAATCTTAAAAGGTGTAAATCTTACCGTAAACAAAGGTGAAGATTTAGTGATTTTAGGACGTTCTGGCTCAGGAAAATCAGTTACAATAAAATGTATTGTAGGTTTAATTGAACCGGATAAAGGCGAAATAAAAGTTTTTGACGAAAATGTCCTTAATATAACAAAACCTGAACTGAACGAAATCAGAGTTCGAATTGGATTTTTGTTCCAAAGTGGTGCTTTGTATGATTCAATGTCAGTTAGAGAAAATTTGGCATTTACTTTAAAAAAACATAAAAAAGAATTAACCGCCGAAGAAGTTGAAAGTGAAGTCATCGAAGCTTTGGATAACGTAGGATTGGGTGATGCAATTGATAAAATGCCTTCTGAATTATCTGGCGGAATGCAGAAAAGAATTGGCTTAGCCAGAACTTTAATCCTTAAACCGGAAATCATTTTATACGATGAACCAACGACAGGATTGGACACGATTACCTCAAGAGAAATAAGCGAATTGATTCTCGATATCAAACACAAACGCAAAACAACTTCGATCATTATTACGCACGATATGGCTTGCGCCAAATTAACTGCCGACCGAATCATGGTTTTGAAAGATGGAGTGATACACGCTGAAGGCACATATGAAGAATTAGAAAAAGACGAAGACGAATGGGTTCGCTCATTCTTTGAATAA